AAGTAAGGACACATTAGAAAGTTGACAATCTCATTTCTACACCTCTCCTGCGAGCAATGTACTCCTCCCTAAACATACTATagtctgcattaaaaataaatgtatttggaCTGAAAAGACAACAATCCTGGCTCAGTAGAAAACTCCTTGGTATGAGTCTTTCTCTCCTGACAGGTAAATGCCTTCAAAGTTTCATTAGCAAATGAAGCAGGAGTGCTGCAAAGTCTCACATTTGTGCAGAGAGAACAATTCAGACTCTCCATTGTTTTCGCTCACATGTTCTGTAAAGAGATCTATATTACATCTCAGTGATAaatggggaggggaaaagggaaaagggaagagggaagggaagtggaaagagaaaagggaagagggaagggaagggggaaagggaagtttcagggaagtttcagggaagggaagtttcagggaaggagaggagaggagagggagaggagaggagagggagaggagaggagcaaaGCAGATGCACAGCCTGGCAAGACGAGGTTTGTTCCCTGAGCTCAGGCATTCTCAGAACGTCGCTGGTGGGGACAGCGCCCTGCTCTGACCTGTATGCCAAGAAAGCCACCGGCCTCTGATGCCCGTGCTCGTCTGTCATCGACCCCACGCTCGGAGGCTCCACGATCACGTCATAGATAATTCCTGCGGGGAGGAAAGCAAGCACCGACTTTGGCTCGCAGCAGCGACAAGCGCCCCGACACCGCGGGCGCGCCCGGGGATGCCCGAGGCTCGTGTTTTACGGGCGGTTCGGACCCGCACGCGGGGCAGGGACCGAGGGAGAGCTGTTCCGTGAGGGGGCCTCCCCTTCACCCCGGCCTCACCTCCGGTGATGAGGAAGTAGGACACGACCACCAGCGCGTACACGGTCATGGCCGAGGGCATGTGCACCCAGCTCGGCCGCTTCAGCTTGATGTTGGGGCACTCGAGCACGGCGAAGGGCAGGCGGAACAGCGTCTCCATGGCCGCGCTGCGCTCCCGGGGCGGCCGCGGCCGCGCTGCTCCCTCCCGGCGTTGTCCGCTCGCGGCCGCCGCGGCCGCGCTCCGCCACCGACACGAAGGCGGAAACGGAAATGGGCTGTCGCGTCCTGACAGGGGGAAATaggtcactttttaaaaagacaaactAAACAAAGCACTAGAAGTTTGCGGCCAGGGTTAAAAGACAGATTCAGAAAGatactttttttatttgcataaaagCGTGCAAATGTCgccagctcccccccccccccccccccccccccccccccccccccccccccccccccccccccccccccccccccccccccccccccccccccccccccccccccccccccccccccccccccccccccccccccccccccccccccccccccccccccccccccccccccccccccccccccccccccccccccccccccccccccccccccccccccccccccccccccccccccccccccccccccccccccccccccccccccccccccccccccccccccccccccccccccccccccccccccccccccccagcccctgccacgGGGTAGGGGCGCCCTTGGGCACCCCTGTGCTGATGCAGTTTTCCggtgggggaaggaaaagccacGTCCCGCCTGTGAGCTGCAGTCAGGCTGGCGGGATGCAGACTAAGGTCCGTAGTAGGCCTTACGCCAGTCTCCGTGTTTGCAGGGGAGCGTGGGGCTGGGACGCCCCTTGCCCGCACCATGGGATGTGGTGcccacagccagagcacacCCCGGCAGCTGCGCGCAGACCGGGGAGGAAAAGGCACATCGCAGCAGTCGCTGCTGACAGCAAGCAGGGTACCGTGTGTTACACCCATCTCACGGGCTCCTCTAAGTGTGCAAACACAGCCGCGGCTCggccctgcccctcctgcctctgtcctCAGCTCGCTTTGGAGAGCAGCGCATCAGAAAACTCCCCCTTTTGAGTGGAAGCATCTCTAGTTCCTCTTGCTTCGAGTGCGGGGAAGAACTCTTCAGGTTACAGGGGTACATTTCAAAGTGTATGCACCAGCTGAACTCTCCCACCCCGCCACGCTGCCCAGCCTACCTCCCACTGCACAGCCTTTCCCCGAATGTCTGCTCCCATTCCTACACTGCAGCCAACTGCCCAGTTTTAAACTAATTACGGGCCTCATTACAATTTCACTGACACTGCCTAATGACTGCTTTGATTTCTGCCTGCAGTGGCCATACCACTTCTCCTAACTCGTAACTGTTGCCTTCTGATGCAATCGCATCATTTGTAGCTAGCTGGTTTCAGTCTTACCTTCCTGTTTGGAAGAGTCTTCCTCTCTGTGCCTGTCAACAGATGTTTATGACATTTATCTTCATTATTCCAAAATTATACTCCCTCCATCTCTACTCCTTTCCAAAAGCCTGAAAGAAAACTCTAATCTCAGACCTTTAATGCAAAACAAGGGCAGGTTGCACACACCTGCCcaagttgcctttttttttttccccagcatgcTAAAGTACTGAAGTTTGTACCAGAACAGAAAGACAACTAAAGAAATGTTAACTTTGTAAAGTAACTATAGTAACAGCACCCAAAAATGCTGAGTAGTAATGTTAGTCTCAAAACCTCCTTTAATGAGCTACAGCCTTTGCACCTGAGAAGAAATGCCTCACATACTTCAAGCTACATTTATCCATTTTGTGAATATTGAGAATTATTTTAACTCCTCAGGACACTGTGAAGAAATCCTTGGGGTGGTACAAGTCCTTTCACCTCGCACAGTATTGAGCCATGGACCAGAGCCACCTCCTGCTATCACACCAAGgaggcagctgagagctgccaggCACCTCAATTAAAGCATCAGCTCACTGCACCAGAAGGCTTTTCAACTCAGCCTTCTGTGCTGTCCCTTGGCTGACTGTACAGCtgacagagccaggcagggtAAAAAGGCAGCATGCACTCAGGAGTGACCTGCACTCATCAGAGCCACATCCTGAGCAGACTCCACAGTGACCTTAGAAACCCCTTTAAGTGGCACTCTCACAGCTCCCAGTAAGCCTGTGTGCTCAGCAAttatttctcctccttccttaCTCTCATGGTACAGCTCACTACTTTTTGAAAAAACAGTTATTGGTTAAAAACAGGTAAAAATAGATGCCCATCAGttaaaaagcagttaaaaattcACAGTTGGGGCTGAGGAATACCACTGCACATTCCAGCAAAGCAAGAATTACCCTGTGTTATAACACTCCTGGACAGCATTAAGAGACACATTTAGAGTTCTCTACAAAACAGAATGAAGCACatccattttcactttttacatAATTACATCCTTGATGATAAACCAACCAACTTTGGTTCCAATTTCCATACCAGAGGCCCAAACTACTACTCTAAATCAGGAAGCCTTTAAAGGTCTGTCCTAGTGtgccctggagctctgctggtaTCGTACCTGTAACTGCTGACCCAGGAAGGCCCAAGGatacagcagctgcagctttcttCCAGGAGATCCAGATGTAGCAGTGTGCAACAGTCTGGTGGATACAGCACTGGCTTTGAGAATTAAGACTATTCTCTCCACCCTCACTTGAGTAATACCacatacaatttaaaaaaaactaccTTAGGCTTATACTAGCTGTCCTCTTttgtttgctcttctttttcaaAGTTGTAACTTTCTTCTGAAATCTTCCAATGACTTCATaaacagctgctgaaagaaaacCTGCACTGTTATTCCAAAACCTGCAAGTTATTCCATTCCCTCTAAATGACTGAGCCTGAGCTGGGAGTCCTGTTTAACCAGACTTCCTTCCAGCTGCTTGAtttcagcaggcagcactgaacAGAGCATCCTGACTTACAGGTGTTTTTGCAACAAAACCCAGCTCTGTACTGTACAACCTGtgacaagcagcagctcctaCCAGCTTTGAGTCGCACACAGAATGACAGGACACAAGAGAAGTGGAGATTCCATTTATTGGGCTGAAACTACAAATAGATTCACTTTGACTTCTGGCTCTGTGCTTGTGCCTTCAACACTTTCACAACGATCTTCTGCTCCTCAATAAGAAAAGCTCGCTTgatcctggaaaagaaaaactacttTAAGATATGTGTCTATCTACTAAAGTATGAACACAAAAATAAGACAAATTACAATTAATTTTGCCATCTCCCACATTCATTCCACATGTGGTATTAGTTCCAGTTACATAAAAAGGGAACCCACTGCTGTTCTTGCCAGGAGCAAAAGACAGGGATAGTGGCACTGTATGaatgcagcagtttggggaTGGCAGCCTATGGTGCCTGCAAATTTAGGGTAAGTGGCTTGGAGGCAAGCAAGGTAATACTTGATGGCTGAACATGGGAAAATTGACCATCCATACAAACTTCaaaggcagaaagcagaactCCTAACTggagaattaatttaattccgTTGAAGTCAGAATTGCTGTGACAAGTCGTGGCCAGCTCTCTTCCTCAGAACTACAGGAAAACTACGAGTATCCAGTTATCAAAACCAGGAATATCCTCCCTGTCTGGATTAAAGCTCCTTGCACATCAACAGGGAAAAGCCATGCCCAAATATGACTATCTCTGGAAGACATGCAGGGCTGCCAAGTAGATGGGACAATCTATGCACCAGCACTCACATGACTATTTGATGGTTCTGAGTTAACAGTGTAAGTGTATCGCACTTACCACACTCTTCTACTCTTAAAAATGCCTTCTATAAGTATCTGGTAAATATGGCTACTTCTGCAGTACAGAAACCTGTCAAAGATGCCTTTGACAGGTGCAGGAGAAAACCTGACCATTACAGGACAGGACATGTCTGTAATTTCTGGTTTAGGCACAGTAAGAATAAAACATACTCATGCACTTAAAACTACCTATCAAGCTCATGAAGGGTTTGggaaaacactcagaaaaaaaagtggcttTCAACACAGAAAAGTTACGCTACAGCTCTGCAGCTATAGCAGTTCATCTTCAGTAGTGCCTAATGTAATTTACCTTAGCACTTACCcatgtcaaaaagaaaaaaaaatactggcaCTACAGATGAGAAAAACTGGCATTAGACTGCTGACCCCAGAGATCTGCTTTGTTTACCATTCACAGAGATGATACACTCATGGTCATGATCTTCCTCAAACTTGCCAAGGAAGTATAGGATATTCAATTGCTACACAATAAAACTGAATTCAGTGAGGCCCAGCAAAGGCCATTTTAAAACTTAACCACATAAAGCTGCCTAACACACAACCAAGTAGTATCTGAATCCCAAAACACTacaaagaagtgaaaaattaaattaaatctgcACAAGGCAAAACAGGACAACGGAACAGAGTAACCTTTACTAGGTAGTCAatacaaaagataaaaatccaGCCCAAGCAGACTGTTCAGCATCAATGCATCAGTGCAGTAAGAAATCCTGAAGAACACAAAGTCTCCACAAAGGAGCTCCACATGCAGGAACTCCCTCAAATCCAAGGGACAAAAATCCCACACATCATTGCCTGACGTGCCCCACACTCACATGCTCCATCTCCCTACACCAGTGACAGACAAGAGCCTTCAAAATTTGGGTCCATGTTACGACAACAGAGAGAGATGTAAAATTTTTGTAAGAGTCAACCTCAGGAATAAAGCTGGCTTTCTGTAAATTACCTGTCACGGACACACTTAGCACACATGGAACCACCATAGGCTCTGCTAACGTGCTTCTTCGTTTTTGACAGCCTCATCAGAACTTTGGGGCGCACAGCACGGACCtacagacagcaaaaaaaaaaagtgtgtcaCAGGACAGCAATTTTGTGTATCTGTCACATAAAAACCAACATTATTTtcatagttaaaaaaaaaaaaaaggcagcaacaCCTGAAGTTTACTACTCAAGATGCTAAAAAGTGATAGAGGTTGCAGCTCACTGCATGTGCCACCTTCAGCATTCCTAAGCTGATCTTTTCATTCCACCACAGGGGTTCACCAAGAAGGTTCATTTAAAAATTGGTTACATaagactgttttttaaaaagatcaaCATTACTCAAGCATTCCCATAACTGTTAAAAGCAACAGTGTTACTTCAAGAGAacattctgaagaaaattatgttaagaacattaattccttttttctaaATATGAGACATTTCTAAACTCTGCTCaccctttttttctgcaagcCTAATACATccaaatttatgtttttaaatctgCTATAGAAGTGTCCTGCCtagctttaaaaaattcagacttTCTAAAACAAGagtttatatttaataatagtAACAAATACCAAGAGCATTTAAAATCGAGCTTCCAAAGCTTATTTTGCCAGTAAACTTTACAATATTtgatttgaatattttaaagaaaaaagttatttcagcaAGAACTGGTAAATAAAAGCCCACTGTACACTTGGAAAGGTTCTTTGTActgaaaaaatgctgcagcagagacatcCTTAGCTGTTTATGATCATACTTACACCACGAAGTCTTCCTGGGCAAATACCACATGCTGACTTGGGGGCCTTTCCCACTTTCTTGGTGTAAAGGTAAACAATCCTGTTCCCGGGTGTTCGggacctgagcacagcagaaaaacactCAGTTTACGTACCAACCAAAACTGAAACATCACCTATTTACAACAGTTTTCTTACAAACTGTCTTACTTACAGTCTGGTCTTGTTGGAAGCTGTGTTGTAGGACAACCTACGGCGGTATGTCAGGCGCTGCACCATTTTTCACCCCTAAAAAGGCCAGAACCAAAGCGGCACTAGTTAGGAGCTCGATGTCCACACGATAGTTCACACCTCACAGGATCACCCGTACTGAGCCAGATGTGAATCAGCAGCTGCCGATTCgacagaaataaaactaaagcCTTTCCTGATCAGCGGCAGCCAAGGCAACTATATTAGAGAACAACAAAACGCGTGACAGCGGGAACGATGCGATCCGCAGTGAAAATCCACCCGAACTAACTCGAACACTGTTCAAACATCCTAGTCTTGCCTGGATTATGTCACGCTCTCCTAAGGAACTGCTTAAAGCTTTAGCAGCTACGTAATTTACAGTCAACATAAGCTTCATTGGCAGCGCCGGGAGACGCGGGCCCTGCTCGGGAGTCCCGCCGCGGAGTCGTGAGGAGGCCCGGCCTGTCAGCCGGGCAGCTCTGACCGCGCTCCAGCCCACGCGcgggcagcagcagcgccgCCGGtccatccccacagcccctcgGGGTCTCGGATGGCGCTCGCCGCCCGCCGGGCCGCGGATGGAGGCGGATCCCACAGCCCTACGATCCCCCACCGCCATACCTGGCGCCGCCGGACCCGGAAGAGGAAGCGGAAATGCGCGGGTCAACATTGAAATAGCGGCGGGCTGGAGCCCGGAAGAAATAGCGGCGCCTGCGCGCTGGGCCCCGTCTACCATGCAGGGTGGCGTGTGGGCACCGCCATGTTGTACGGCACGAAGGTGCAGGGTGGCGCCATGTTGTACGGCTGAAGCGGGGCGGGGCGCCGCTCGGCGGCGGGATCGGGAGCAGGAGCAATGGGCGTGATGGGGGACCCGTTTTATTTATTGTCTGTTTTACCGCATACCTGTTTTACTAAAATACTACCTTCTGTCCTCAGAAAGAAGAGTTCGTGCTTCATTATGGTAATTACGTAGCTGCGGGCCCAGAAGCCATTCCCTATTCTGCTGTTCTAAACTCTGAATTACGGATCCTTCATACGCGCTTTTCCATGGCAAACTGGCACGTGACACACCTGGGAACCGTGTGTCTTACACAAGACTCCCACAAGGAAAGGCTGCTCCCCCAGAATCGCTCGAAAGCCTTGCCTGGAGCTCTGAGGGCTGCCCTTGCCGTGCTCCGttcccctggagctgccctcACTCCCGGCCAGCGCTGGCCTGCCCCGGCGCGGCACCAGGCTGACCCCGAAACTGGACAGCTACTCCATGCCCACATGTGCCTGACACCTCCTTGCTGTTCTCACTGTGTCACGCGCTCTGGGGCAGGTGCTCACGCAGGAGCGTGAAGTTATAAACTTTCTCTGCCTCAACTTCCCATTTCCAGGCCACAGGTACCTAGAAAAGTGTAGGGAAAGAAGGATACAGCTCGTGGAGCTCTACCTTAATACATCCTACCCGTGTTCATCCATCAGCATCCTCCAAGTGTCCTGAGCTGGGTCACCTTTTCTGACTTCTGGGATTATCTCGGTGTGAGCACAGTGCTAATAACACCAAGGTTGTGGGCTCAatccctgtatgggccattctcttaagagttggactcaatgatccttgtgggtccctttgAACTCAGAATGTTCTATGAAATCTGTTTAATAGTCTATGGTAGACccctgggaaaagaaaagaaaggaaatagcAAGAGCTAAGGGACTATAAAATGGCTTGTCAGTAGCCAGAAACAGCATTCCAGTGGTGCCAGATCTGCCATATTAAAATCTAAATGCACAGAAGGTACCTCTGGCAGCCCTCGCCTGTCCATTAAACACTGTGTTGataggaaggaaaggagaaacaCTCCCTGGACTACACTTCTCCCAGTGTTTGTCTCAGCTCCCATCCCACACCCCCgggtccctgccaggctgaggaGCATGTTGacaagcagagctgcctctgtgtTCTGAAATCAGCATCTAGCCTCTGTTATCCATACATGACCTTGCTAATGGATCTGGATCCCACCCCAGCGCCTGGCTCTGACATATGGAAGACCAAAagattttaaagcacatttccaTCACTTCTGCTCCCCAGCTTCTGGTGGCAGTGGTGCTGTTCCCACTGCCACACCAAGTCCATTCCCTCCTCCTCATGGTGTGTGTGGATGCCTAGTGGCTGCTGCCATAATTGATGCTGACTTGCACAGTCAAAATCTACATACAGCATCAATGGGAAACCACCATCTGCAAGAAGGACGGGGTTGGGCCCACTGTCTGTGAGCCCTCAAATGCTCTTTCGCTTCACTGACCTGGGCACTGTTCCACAGTGATACTCAGGGACCCACACATTAAGCACatagtgctgctgctgccatcgTTAGTggcttcagct
The genomic region above belongs to Ficedula albicollis isolate OC2 chromosome 4, FicAlb1.5, whole genome shotgun sequence and contains:
- the OSTC gene encoding oligosaccharyltransferase complex subunit OSTC yields the protein METLFRLPFAVLECPNIKLKRPSWVHMPSAMTVYALVVVSYFLITGGIIYDVIVEPPSVGSMTDEHGHQRPVAFLAYRVNGQYIMEGLASSFLFTMGGLGFIILDRSNAPNIPKLNRFLLLFIGFVSVLLSFFMARVFMRMKLPGYLMG
- the RPL34 gene encoding 60S ribosomal protein L34, with the protein product MVQRLTYRRRLSYNTASNKTRLSRTPGNRIVYLYTKKVGKAPKSACGICPGRLRGVRAVRPKVLMRLSKTKKHVSRAYGGSMCAKCVRDRIKRAFLIEEQKIVVKVLKAQAQSQKSK